The genomic window ACTGGACAGTCCTATCAAATTCAACTATGCAACAATATAGTAAGATGTTTTGAAAATCGTATTTTTTATGCACAAAGTGAGAATGGAATAGCCATGTTCTGTGTCTGGGGATGActggagaaaagaaaactgcTCATCGTTTCGCGATGGCAAGGGATTGCCATTACTCAACTACGTCACTGGTATAGCAATAGAAAATCTTTTGTTATCGCGATGTAGTTGTTTTGCGTAGACGAAGAGACCTGTCAACTGTGGTGCTACAGCCGAAACCAGAGAAAGCCTGTCGTCATGACGGATGTCATTGACGGTGTGACGTGCAGCAGAAACAGTAACAATCGTTGTTTTCAAGGAAAATGCCAAGTTAGAGAATCTAGCAATCAGAGAGAGGCAGTTCGTACATAATGATCACGTTTTCTTCGGTAGCCTGTTGGCTGTGATGACGTGTGGCAATCGCATTTGAAAGACGACTATTGCGGAGTCTGTGACGGCCGAGGCGAAACGTGCGACATCGTCACAAAAACCGTTCGCAAGAAATTTCTGCCAGGAGGTTTAGTATTCAGATGAAAACGGTCTCGGCGTTGAGTTCCGTTTACTTGTCGCAGACTGCCAAGTTATTTCGGATCTGGAGCCTAAAGCAAAGAAGATTCGTCTGCGTGAAACGTCCGGAAGGGCCTCTATTAGTGCGCAACGACGTCTGGACACACTTGATAAAACGATATCTTTTTCTTAGTGTTCGCAATAAAGGGAGCCACTGTATTTAATTCTAGCCACGTCTCCGATCAAACACCTTATTTGGAGATGCACATTGCCGGGTCGACAGTAGAGTACATACAAGACTGGAACGGCACCCAAAGGATCGTCATCGAGGAACCTCTCGAAAATTGGCTTCTTGTATCCGTAAGTCTTTATTATTAAGCTAGGGGCTATGTACTGTACGTGTCTTTGCGCGTTTGCCCAGGTTTGCAATCCGACTCAAAGCAGGCGTTTGATTGACGCTCACTTGCGTTACGCCAGGTCGACGGGCGCCGATCCGCCAGACAATTGGAACCTGCGATTTCTTTACACGTGGAAAAAGTTTCAAACGTCGTGTAGCAAAACGTGCAAAGGAGGTATAACTGATAATAAGAAAAATGAATTGGTATCATTATGCGCATTAGGGAAACGAAGGATTTCGTACGTCTGCCACGTTCCAGCCTACGACCTAAAAGTGGAGGATGAATACTGCGGCGACTATCGAAATTCAGGCAAACCGCCTGAATCAAAACTAGTTCCTTGCAACAGTGACGTTTCCTGCTCGAAAAAACTCTACAAGCCCACCTTCATGTGGTCGCCTACGCCGTGGCGTCGGTGTTCAAAGTCGTGCGGAATAGGCATGCAGAAGCGCAGCGTTCCTTGCCGTCAGCTGGGATATctcgagaaaaacgttgtCAAGACGCTGTGCGATTTTGACAAAAGGCCGCCCTTGTCTCGTTCGTGCGTGGTGCGTCAGTGTCCCGTTGACGGAGGATGGTCGGAGTGGAAGTCAGTCGTTGCCTGTTCGAAATCGTGTGGCAGGGGCGTTCTGAGGATGGAAAGGACGTGCTCCAATCCAACGTAGGAACCTTTTGTCTGCTGTTGGCTCTATAATTGTACCGCACAGTTTGTTCACTTTAGGCCTGTAGGCGATGGCAAGGATTGCGTCGGTGGGTCTGTGGCCTATTCTGTTTGCAATGAAAAGGTACATGCCCGGGGGAAAATCTCAGTATGATTTTCTACGTTTTATCATAGCCCTGCCCGACTAATTATACCGAAACGTACAGTGCCCAGTGTATGTCGAAATATGGTCCAAATTCCCAAGTCGTATATCGAACCAACGGTTTGTCTGATTGATAATATATTTGTTGTTTTATGGGATCTAGTGTAGACATCCAACACTGTCGGATCTCGTGCCAGGTTAAAAATTCGCCGCAGCGAAGAATAATGAGAGCATCAGACGGTACGAGGTGCCGGTTTCAGTCAGAAGCCTTTTGCTTACGCGGAAGATGCGAGGTTCCATAAATTTGTGGTCCTTCTAACCCATCGTCTTTTATATCCTATTTGATTCAAGTCTGTAAACTGCACTGGGCGCTTCACTGGTCACTTTAATGCCAGTCTGAGCGTGCCAGATCGATGCGGGCTTTGCGGCGGAAACGGCTCGACTTGCGCGACTGCATTGAATTCGTACAGAATGAAAAATGTTCTACCAGGTATAATTATGACCGTAAGTCGTACTGGaggatttttttattgtttttggTCATAAAGGAAGCTACCACGTTCAGAGTGTGCCGGCGGGGGGCTCTCGACTAGCCGTCTTCGTTGCATTTCCGACTGCTATACAGGCTTCAGTTGGAATAAGTGAGAAATTCAGGCTCCACGAGGTACGATCGTTTTTGAGCGAAACTCGCGTTGTAGATTTGAAAAACGACAGAGGAGACGTCGTTTACTCGTCGCTTCCACGACAACTGACTGGCCAATCGGCAATTGCCAGTGGATTTGACGTTGAGCTGTATTATCGCAAGAGAAATTCGAGCCTCTTCATCATCAGCTCGTCTGGAAGATTCATCGAGAACATTACGATAGAAGTAAGAGCTCCCTTTCAATGACGTGCTCCGATTCTCAATTTGCTTAGATGACCATAAGTGAACTGGTGAGAAGTTCCTCGCTTCCGCGCATTGACGTCCGctatttcgtcgaaaagcgtcAAGACTCCAATGTGTTGGAAAAATACTATTGGCTCTGGAGCAAATCAGGCTGCAGCGTTGCTTGCGGAGAAGGTGCTTATGACGTCCGTAGACAGTGACACGTCGCAGTAATCGACTTTTCATAGGCGAGAATGTCTACTCGCCGAAGTGCGCCAATAAATGGACAGGTGCCATAGAGGACACGAAGTACTGTGCCGATCTGGAACGGTCACAAAATCGACTTCACGGCCGTTGCACGTCACCCTGTACGACAATCAAACCGACGACCAAGGCCCCCGTCACGTCGGAGCCCGTTTCGTACGATAACGTGTCATAGTCGATATTATTGGCCgccattttttatttgacaGATTGTTCTATTTTACGCGTGCCTGGGGAAAATGCAGTGCGTCTTGCGGTATTGGCGTAAAACGAAGAGACCTCTTGTGCTTGATGAATGGGCAGATTATGTCGATGGCGCATTGCGATGGAGCACTGGCAAAGCCCTCGCAAGTTGAGTCGTGCTTCGAACGACCTTGTCCacgtaataaattaaataggTCCCCATTTGACTTAACTAATGAATTATTTGATTAAATTAGGAGAGTGCCAAAACGAGTCTCAGAGGTGCAAAAACGTCGCCTCACACGGTCTCTGCGCGGTGTTTGGAGCTGGATGTTGTTCGtgtgaaaagaagaaataggGTAAGACGAGACTTTCCCACCGCTAACGCACGCTTTCAGCAAAAATTAGAATGGCACGTGCACGGGCAATTAGACGCCTTGCTGTGTGCGTACTCTAGTAGGCGCGAGTGGCGAGAATACAATTAGGAAAACGCCACTTCAATGTTATAAACGCGTCAAGTGCCCGAAACGGCCCCAAAACGGCTTTTCCGTAACCCAGGACGCGTTTGTTATTTCATCTGTGTCCGGAAATCTAATTCCAAACCGCTAACCCGGATAAAGGTGCCCAGATCacgaacgatgacgaaaaggCAACAACTAATAGGCAATTAGCACCGCCTGCTTCCGGGATCGACGAGAGCTCTCTTATAACGAAAGCAAGCTCTCTTAGCGCATTTGACACGTTTTCTCTCCGACAGAGAGAATGCAATCGAGGGCGAAATCATTGAGCGACTCCGGAGTTGTTTCGGCCAGCgaagcgtcggcgaacgaatcgtcgtcatcgtcgtcgtggacCGACGCGTCGACCGATCGTCTTCACTTCTGGAAGAAGCAGATCAACCAGAACGTCAAGGGCTCGTATTACGTCGTCGGACGCGCTTTCCACGAGATTCTCAATAAGGAGCAGCTGCTCAAGACGAGCGCGTTCGTGCCGTGGGTTCGCGAGAATTTCGGGCTcacgcgatcgacggcgtACGAGTACTTGCGCGCCTACAAGGTCGTCGATCTGCTCCAGCGCAACGATCCCAGTCTGCCCGTACCGTCGACCCTGTCGCATTTTCGCGTTTTTAATAAATGCACGCTCGAAGACGGCGGCTTGGAGGCGTGCAGAGTGTGGCGCCGCGTTCTCGAAGGTGTTCCCGAGAACTGTCAACGTTTGACCGCCAAAGTCGTCTTGTccagtcgtcgacgcgattcggcgaacgcggg from Oscarella lobularis chromosome 1, ooOscLobu1.1, whole genome shotgun sequence includes these protein-coding regions:
- the LOC136185802 gene encoding A disintegrin and metalloproteinase with thrombospondin motifs 18-like; this encodes MIVALFAIFLTALTARATPGEKLRGIHLAWLENDDSAVAEVTFPVRVEDDGDRLDHDLHPRTRRASSDDEATVVYRLNNAHGRDLTVHLSPSRSILSPGALVQTIGEGDDVIETETVDYDLMTECQLHGSATSSSNDGGTADWGRAAISVCDGNLTGVIRFVDYDLFIEPVTSERTKSPVGHPHVIFKRSRGTTDGTTADPTANGFCHVDHDDDGDGDGDNRLASEKSRRPRRDATAAAAKSYYIKTLIVVDHHAIEKHKKFGDNREKLKNYVLGLINIAQTLFDHNSTGFNVSFPVVRIVFLKKFPRTFQFTNLSVELIKRFCPWQETINVPKNHRKHHDYAIFLTGSDIWSFCQSGEKCAELGRAYLSSFCVEKHSCQVLSESGLRTGFVMGHELGHSFGMFHDGDKRISCPSEGFIMSSFVGGQANVHYWSPCSLRYMEKYMTEARSLECILDPPTRQEATSRPGEMYTLDQQCVFQTGRLHEKLCDRPWVMNVVCQSLWCENNDTRCRTVYVPAADGSYCGPDKVCVKGQCVEEKNSEYYFLPTAPVRGNWGRWASYSQSPCSRSCGGGIQARRRLCNNPKPRNGGKYCTGQSYQIQLCNNIPCSVSGDDWRKENCSSFRDGKGLPLLNYVTDEETCQLWCYSRNQRKPVVMTDVIDGVTCSRNSNNRCFQGKCQPVGCDDVWQSHLKDDYCGVCDGRGETCDIVTKTVRKKFLPGDCQVISDLEPKAKKIRLRETSGRASIMFAIKGATVFNSSHVSDQTPYLEMHIAGSTVEYIQDWNGTQRIVIEEPLENWLLVSVCNPTQSRRLIDAHLRYARSTGADPPDNWNLRFLYTWKKFQTSCSKTCKGGKRRISYVCHVPAYDLKVEDEYCGDYRNSGKPPESKLVPCNSDVSCSKKLYKPTFMWSPTPWRRCSKSCGIGMQKRSVPCRQLGYLEKNVVKTLCDFDKRPPLSRSCVVRQCPVDGGWSEWKSVVACSKSCGRGVLRMERTCSNPTPVGDGKDCVGGSVAYSVCNEKPCPTNYTETYSAQCMSKYGPNSQVVYRTNDIQHCRISCQVKNSPQRRIMRASDGTRCRFQSEAFCLRGRCESVNCTGRFTGHFNASLSVPDRCGLCGGNGSTCATALNSYRMKNVLPGSYHVQSVPAGGSRLAVFVAFPTAIQASVGINLKNDRGDVVYSSLPRQLTGQSAIASGFDVELYYRKRNSSLFIISSSGRFIENITIEMTISELVRSSSLPRIDVRYFVEKRQDSNVLEKYYWLWSKSGCSVACGEGENVYSPKCANKWTGAIEDTKYCADLERSQNRLHGRCTSPCTTIKPTTKAPVTSEPVSLFYFTRAWGKCSASCGIGVKRRDLLCLMNGQIMSMAHCDGALAKPSQVESCFERPCPRECQNESQRCKNVASHGLCAVFGAGCCSCEKKK